A DNA window from Geoalkalibacter sp. contains the following coding sequences:
- a CDS encoding methyl-accepting chemotaxis protein, with product MRIAIVNKFILGFIIVVGSIVALDYLVPLLGVAEEWQQLVSTAGALTIGLLLGWIFSRAFTGNLRVINAAAERLSQGDLSRPVRLNRNLLPDETQDFAACLNQVSASLRELVGRIRASALQVADAAQGLSASSQEMSATAHQVAGTTEQISRGAETQAEMVEQATQVIREMAASIEEVALSAQKVAAAANDTSLTAQHGGEMSRSALGHMQQVLGEVAHNGDQILGFSALVQKIGNITEVITGIAEKTNLLALNATIEAARAGEYGRGFAVVAEEVSKLADSTAASAKEISGLIATIREESLRVQESMRQTIARIDAGQKAIGTTSSAFGEIIDTAITSQGKANGIAELAGRQTEGARHMVRIIEEIAKVAEDNAASTEQVSAATEEQSASMEEMAHAAQDLSALSEELIALVSRFRLGDEASSAG from the coding sequence ATGCGTATCGCCATCGTCAACAAATTCATCCTCGGCTTCATCATCGTGGTGGGCAGTATCGTCGCCCTGGATTATCTGGTGCCGCTGCTGGGCGTGGCCGAGGAATGGCAGCAACTGGTGTCCACCGCCGGGGCGCTGACCATCGGGTTGCTGCTCGGCTGGATTTTTTCCCGCGCCTTCACCGGAAACCTGCGGGTCATCAATGCCGCCGCCGAGCGTCTCAGCCAGGGCGATCTGAGCCGGCCGGTGCGCCTGAATCGCAATCTGCTGCCGGATGAAACCCAAGACTTCGCCGCCTGTCTCAACCAGGTGAGCGCCAGTCTGCGCGAACTGGTCGGGCGCATTCGCGCCTCGGCCCTGCAGGTGGCCGATGCCGCCCAGGGCCTTTCGGCCTCCTCCCAGGAGATGAGCGCCACCGCCCATCAGGTGGCCGGCACCACCGAGCAGATCAGCCGCGGCGCCGAAACCCAGGCCGAGATGGTCGAGCAGGCGACCCAGGTGATTCGCGAGATGGCGGCCTCCATCGAGGAAGTCGCCCTCTCGGCGCAGAAGGTGGCGGCGGCCGCCAACGATACCTCGTTGACCGCCCAGCACGGCGGCGAAATGAGCCGCAGCGCCCTGGGTCACATGCAGCAGGTCCTCGGCGAGGTGGCGCACAACGGCGATCAGATCCTCGGCTTCAGCGCCCTGGTGCAGAAAATCGGCAACATCACCGAGGTGATCACCGGCATCGCCGAAAAAACCAATCTGCTCGCCCTCAACGCCACCATCGAGGCGGCGCGCGCCGGCGAGTACGGTCGCGGCTTCGCCGTGGTCGCCGAGGAGGTGAGCAAGCTCGCCGATTCCACCGCGGCCTCGGCCAAGGAGATCAGCGGCCTGATCGCCACCATCCGCGAGGAGAGTCTGCGCGTGCAGGAGTCCATGCGCCAGACCATCGCGCGCATCGATGCCGGACAGAAAGCCATCGGCACCACCTCGAGCGCCTTTGGCGAAATCATCGACACCGCCATCACCAGCCAGGGCAAGGCCAACGGCATCGCCGAGCTGGCGGGACGCCAGACCGAGGGCGCGCGCCACATGGTGCGCATCATCGAGGAGATCGCCAAGGTCGCCGAGGACAATGCCGCCTCCACCGAGCAGGTCTCCGCCGCCACCGAGGAGCAGTCGGCCTCCATGGAGGAGATGGCCCACGCCGCGCAGGATCTCTCGGCGCTGTCCGAGGAGCTGATCGCCCTGGTCAGCCGTTTTCGCCTCGGCGACGAAGCGTCTTCGGCGGGCTGA
- a CDS encoding chemotaxis protein CheW: MEQVLLFDLGGEAYGLEISLVREVLAAPRLYPIPRAPAALLGALNVHGRIVPLLDLGAWLGFAPAPLDARVIVLSVAAGRLALAVHQVRRIAQPAGEPLPPAEGAEQGCIRAVIHHGERMVSLLDVARLMESLDNLAAL, from the coding sequence ATGGAGCAGGTGCTGCTGTTCGACCTGGGCGGCGAAGCCTATGGGCTGGAAATCAGCTTGGTGCGCGAGGTGCTGGCCGCGCCGCGCCTTTATCCCATTCCCCGCGCTCCGGCCGCGCTGCTTGGCGCCCTCAACGTCCACGGCCGCATCGTGCCCTTGCTCGATCTGGGCGCCTGGCTGGGCTTTGCGCCGGCGCCGCTCGATGCCCGGGTCATCGTCCTGAGCGTCGCGGCCGGACGTCTGGCCCTGGCCGTGCATCAGGTGCGCCGCATCGCGCAGCCCGCGGGCGAGCCCCTGCCCCCCGCCGAGGGCGCCGAGCAGGGCTGCATCCGGGCGGTGATTCATCACGGCGAGCGGATGGTCAGCCTGCTCGATGTCGCCCGGCTGATGGAAAGTCTGGACAATCTTGCGGCCCTGTGA
- a CDS encoding response regulator, giving the protein MSLKVLIVDDALFMRNLLRGIFEGAGHRVVGEAGDGGEAVEKYRALGPDLVMMDIVMPHKTGIEALREIIAADPGARVVMCSALGQDALVVEAVRSGARDFIVKPFRDAQVLEVAQRVAREG; this is encoded by the coding sequence GTGTCCCTGAAGGTTCTCATCGTGGATGATGCCCTGTTCATGCGCAATCTGCTGCGGGGCATTTTTGAAGGCGCCGGGCATCGGGTGGTGGGCGAGGCGGGCGACGGCGGCGAAGCCGTGGAAAAATACCGCGCCCTGGGCCCCGATCTGGTCATGATGGACATCGTCATGCCGCACAAGACCGGCATCGAAGCCCTGCGCGAGATCATCGCCGCCGATCCCGGGGCGCGGGTGGTGATGTGCAGCGCCCTGGGGCAGGATGCCCTGGTGGTGGAGGCGGTGCGGAGCGGCGCGCGGGATTTCATCGTCAAGCCCTTCCGCGACGCCCAGGTGCTCGAGGTGGCGCAGCGGGTCGCGCGCGAAGGCTGA
- a CDS encoding chemotaxis protein CheA — MDMSRYRSLFFAEAREHLDTMGRLLVALEKNGADREGIDALFREAHSVKGMAAAMGFERTAELSHALEDLLDGLRRAGRAAPAQIDRLLAGVDLLSGLVEDLGEGRAERDITAFVNGARALAPEPQTSGSGPDSDAAGAPAPTQREWHIALELAPGTPAPAARLLLIHHRIGAWGRILSSSPDAAALAAGEGRHGLQLRLQSERDAEELQTLLRAFSEISRLRVEPPREERERLPSRREEQARTVRVRTEVLDEFIHLAGEMITNRHRLQMAEKGRDWQELRGGIDSMARLVTDLRHHTLRVRMTPLGGITGHLPRLVRDLARKNGKEVAFAVEGEELELDRAILEELADPLVHLVRNAVDHGIDKRGRVQVRAGRDKDLALIEVSDDGRGIDPEALRRKAVADGLLSPAQARALRDRDALQLICRPGFSTAAAVTSTSGRGVGMDVVKNAVENLGGSLEIRSAPGAGTCMRLRLPLSVAIIQVLMVECDGCRLGIPFTRVLRLLSLGREEIQSSGRKLVTRLGDEVLPLLSLRKILRRPAVHLPGAIPVVVTEAQGRRFGLVVDALVGQREIFVKPLDYPLNRLSGISGGSILGDGQILFLIDPHQLLHERSLPVPEPAGADP; from the coding sequence ATGGACATGTCACGCTACCGATCGCTGTTTTTCGCCGAGGCCCGCGAGCATCTCGATACCATGGGGCGGCTGCTGGTGGCGTTGGAAAAAAACGGCGCCGATCGCGAAGGTATCGACGCCCTGTTCCGCGAGGCCCATTCGGTCAAGGGAATGGCGGCGGCCATGGGCTTTGAGCGCACCGCCGAACTCAGTCACGCGCTGGAGGATCTGCTCGACGGGCTGCGCCGCGCCGGGCGGGCGGCGCCGGCGCAGATCGATCGGCTGCTGGCCGGGGTGGATCTGCTGAGCGGGCTGGTGGAGGATCTGGGGGAAGGCCGCGCGGAGCGCGACATCACGGCCTTTGTCAACGGGGCGCGCGCCCTGGCGCCCGAGCCGCAGACGTCCGGTTCAGGCCCTGATTCAGACGCCGCCGGGGCACCCGCGCCGACCCAGCGCGAATGGCACATCGCCCTGGAACTGGCCCCCGGCACGCCGGCGCCGGCGGCGCGGCTGCTGCTCATCCACCACCGCATCGGCGCCTGGGGGCGGATTCTCTCCAGCAGCCCCGACGCCGCCGCCCTGGCTGCCGGCGAGGGGCGCCACGGCTTGCAGTTGCGCCTGCAGAGTGAGCGCGACGCCGAGGAATTGCAGACCCTGCTGCGCGCTTTCAGCGAAATTTCGCGCCTGCGGGTGGAGCCGCCGCGCGAGGAGCGCGAGCGTCTCCCCTCCCGGCGCGAGGAACAAGCGCGCACGGTGCGGGTGCGCACGGAAGTGCTCGACGAATTCATCCATCTGGCCGGGGAAATGATCACCAATCGCCACCGCTTGCAGATGGCCGAAAAAGGCCGTGACTGGCAGGAACTGCGCGGCGGCATCGACAGCATGGCGCGGCTGGTGACCGATCTGCGCCATCACACCCTCCGGGTGCGCATGACCCCCCTGGGCGGCATCACCGGCCATCTGCCGCGCCTGGTACGCGATCTGGCGCGCAAGAACGGCAAAGAGGTCGCTTTTGCCGTCGAGGGCGAGGAACTCGAACTCGACCGCGCCATTCTCGAGGAGTTGGCCGACCCGCTGGTGCATCTGGTGCGCAACGCCGTCGATCACGGCATCGACAAACGCGGCCGGGTGCAGGTGCGCGCCGGGAGGGACAAGGATCTGGCGCTCATCGAGGTCAGCGACGACGGGCGCGGCATCGATCCCGAGGCGCTGCGCCGCAAGGCGGTGGCCGACGGGCTGCTGAGTCCCGCCCAGGCCCGCGCCCTGCGCGATCGCGATGCCCTGCAGCTCATCTGCCGGCCGGGCTTTTCCACAGCCGCCGCGGTGACCAGCACCTCGGGGCGCGGCGTGGGCATGGACGTGGTGAAGAATGCCGTCGAAAACCTCGGCGGCAGCCTGGAGATCCGCTCCGCGCCGGGTGCCGGCACGTGCATGCGGCTGCGTCTGCCCCTGTCGGTGGCGATCATTCAGGTGCTGATGGTGGAATGCGACGGCTGTCGCCTCGGCATTCCCTTCACCCGCGTGCTGCGTCTGCTCAGCCTGGGCCGCGAAGAGATCCAGAGCAGCGGGCGCAAGCTGGTCACGCGCCTGGGCGACGAGGTGCTGCCCCTGCTGTCTTTGCGCAAGATTCTGCGCCGCCCCGCCGTTCATTTACCGGGAGCGATCCCCGTGGTGGTGACGGAAGCCCAGGGCCGCCGTTTCGGACTGGTTGTCGATGCGCTAGTCGGGCAGCGCGAAATTTTCGTCAAACCCCTCGATTATCCCCTCAACCGGCTGAGCGGCATCAGCGGCGGAAGCATTCTCGGCGACGGCCAGATCCTGTTTCTCATCGATCCGCACCAACTGCTGCACGAGCGCAGCCTGCCGGTCCCGGAGCCGGCCGGAGCAGACCCATGA
- a CDS encoding chemotaxis protein CheC: protein MTFDQLSPAQRDALKEISNIGMGHAATALSRLLRETIMLKVPRVSVTDLAQVPEVLGGAEQPVVGVGLGVRGAVRGSILLVFPCASARRLLENLLGPQASEDEFGELAVSTLKEVGNILASAYLSALGGLLGVSLLPTVPALACDMAGAVIDPILIDLGRAGDVALMLETEFHSLQDEGRVVQGHFFLLPDPDSLQALLAVLGGQA, encoded by the coding sequence ATGACCTTTGACCAGTTGTCCCCGGCGCAGCGCGATGCCTTGAAGGAAATCAGCAACATCGGCATGGGCCATGCCGCCACCGCCCTCTCGCGGCTGCTGCGCGAGACGATCATGCTCAAGGTGCCGCGGGTCAGCGTCACCGATCTGGCCCAGGTGCCCGAGGTGCTGGGCGGCGCCGAGCAGCCGGTGGTGGGGGTCGGTCTCGGGGTGCGCGGCGCGGTGCGCGGCAGCATCCTGCTGGTTTTCCCTTGCGCCAGCGCCCGGCGCCTGCTGGAGAATCTCCTCGGTCCCCAGGCGTCGGAGGACGAATTCGGTGAGCTGGCGGTGTCCACCCTCAAGGAAGTCGGCAACATCCTCGCCTCGGCCTACCTCTCGGCCCTGGGCGGCCTGCTGGGCGTGAGCCTGCTGCCCACGGTGCCGGCCCTGGCCTGCGACATGGCCGGTGCGGTCATCGATCCCATCCTCATCGATCTGGGGCGCGCTGGGGATGTGGCGTTGATGCTCGAAACCGAGTTCCACAGCCTGCAGGACGAGGGCCGGGTGGTGCAGGGCCATTTCTTTCTGCTGCCCGATCCCGATTCGCTTCAGGCCCTGCTCGCCGTGCTGGGAGGTCAGGCGTGA
- a CDS encoding chemotaxis protein CheD, which translates to MSERRRVGIAEIKFGRAPEVLVTHGLGSCLSITLYDPQTRTGAMAHTLLPVPRPGQAGARPGKFVASAITAMLAELPALGAAPERLQAKLVGGANMFESLALATGELIGERNAQAAREILARHGVPLAAEDTGGNFGRTAELVLETGEVRVRSLRGPQKSRIL; encoded by the coding sequence GTGAGCGAGCGGCGGCGGGTGGGCATCGCCGAGATCAAATTCGGCCGGGCGCCGGAGGTGCTGGTGACCCATGGGCTGGGCTCCTGCCTGAGCATCACCCTCTATGACCCCCAGACCCGCACCGGCGCCATGGCGCACACCCTGCTGCCGGTGCCTCGCCCGGGGCAGGCCGGCGCGCGGCCCGGCAAATTCGTGGCCAGCGCCATCACGGCGATGCTGGCCGAACTGCCCGCCCTGGGCGCCGCGCCCGAGCGCCTGCAGGCCAAGCTGGTGGGCGGCGCCAACATGTTTGAAAGTCTCGCCCTGGCCACAGGCGAGCTGATCGGCGAGCGCAACGCCCAGGCCGCCCGCGAGATCCTGGCGCGACACGGCGTGCCCCTGGCGGCCGAGGACACGGGCGGCAATTTCGGCCGCACCGCCGAGCTGGTGCTGGAGACCGGCGAAGTGCGGGTCCGATCCCTGCGCGGACCGCAAAAAAGCCGCATTCTTTGA
- a CDS encoding LolA family protein, which translates to MRKLVFFVLLALLWPLTATANPRQVEVGLPDVIRALEAPFQGQGGGIVDFEAEFFQESRIASLDRVQRGRGQVWFKFDRAPGPRSEPARFRWEYRQPSEQEIVSDGKTLWVYLPENSQVIESDIETALRDQPDNPVTFLTGLGNLSRDFSIRWAVPNRDAAGNYVLELEPRRVSQLIARLVIVVDKNAVVQFDQNLRPSLREAGAPVFPILSSTVTDPNGNSTIIEFSGIRVNRGLTDSLFQFIRPAGVEVVRPGQAGF; encoded by the coding sequence ATGCGCAAGCTGGTCTTTTTTGTACTGCTGGCCCTGCTCTGGCCGCTCACGGCCACGGCCAATCCGCGCCAGGTCGAAGTGGGGCTGCCCGACGTGATTCGCGCCCTCGAAGCGCCCTTTCAAGGGCAAGGCGGCGGCATCGTCGATTTCGAGGCCGAGTTTTTCCAGGAATCGCGCATCGCCTCCCTGGATCGCGTGCAGCGTGGTCGCGGCCAGGTGTGGTTCAAGTTCGACCGCGCGCCGGGTCCGCGTTCCGAACCGGCCCGATTCCGCTGGGAATACCGCCAGCCGAGCGAGCAGGAGATCGTCTCCGACGGCAAGACCCTGTGGGTCTATCTGCCGGAGAACAGTCAGGTGATCGAGTCGGATATCGAGACGGCCCTGCGCGACCAGCCCGACAATCCGGTGACCTTCCTCACCGGCCTGGGCAACCTCTCGCGCGACTTCAGCATCCGCTGGGCGGTGCCCAACCGCGATGCCGCCGGCAACTACGTCCTCGAGCTTGAACCGCGGCGCGTCTCGCAGCTCATCGCGCGCCTGGTGATCGTGGTGGACAAGAACGCCGTGGTCCAGTTCGACCAGAATCTGCGCCCGAGCCTGCGCGAGGCGGGCGCGCCGGTGTTTCCCATTCTGTCCTCGACGGTGACCGATCCCAACGGCAACTCGACCATCATCGAGTTCAGCGGCATCCGCGTCAACCGCGGCCTCACCGACAGCCTCTTTCAGTTCATCCGCCCGGCGGGGGTCGAGGTGGTGCGCCCCGGCCAGGCGGGGTTTTAA
- a CDS encoding YajQ family cyclic di-GMP-binding protein, with protein sequence MPSFDIVSKVDMQEVDNAVNQTIKEVEQRFDFKGTHNEISLEKDAILILAADDYKLQAIVDILKGKLVRRGLSPKCLDFGKKEPASHMAVRQRIAIVQGISKEKGKDIVKLIKDTKLKVQAQIMDDQVRVTGKKIDDLQEVIQALKAADLGIELQYVNMRS encoded by the coding sequence ATGCCCAGTTTCGACATCGTTTCCAAGGTCGACATGCAGGAAGTCGACAACGCCGTCAACCAGACCATCAAGGAAGTCGAGCAGCGCTTCGACTTCAAGGGAACCCACAACGAGATCAGCCTGGAAAAGGACGCCATCCTGATCCTGGCCGCCGACGACTACAAGCTGCAGGCCATCGTCGACATCCTCAAGGGCAAGCTGGTGCGCCGCGGGCTCTCGCCCAAATGCCTGGATTTCGGCAAGAAGGAGCCGGCCTCGCACATGGCCGTACGCCAGCGCATCGCCATCGTGCAGGGCATCTCCAAGGAAAAAGGCAAGGACATCGTCAAGCTGATCAAGGACACCAAGCTCAAGGTGCAGGCGCAGATCATGGACGATCAGGTGCGCGTCACCGGCAAGAAGATCGACGATCTGCAGGAGGTCATCCAGGCGCTCAAGGCCGCCGATCTCGGCATCGAACTGCAGTACGTCAACATGCGCTCCTGA
- the rimO gene encoding 30S ribosomal protein S12 methylthiotransferase RimO, whose translation MNKHKVSLVSLGCPKNLVDAEVMLGHLPPERYEIVTDEASADIIIVNTCSFIQDAQEESVDTILEVADHKKSGRCRLLVVTGCLPQRYRDELSSELPEVDLFLGTGDAARLPGLLDEKLGGGQVREAIGQPDFLYDHTTPRVQSSPFYSTYIKIADGCANHCSYCIIPKLRGTLRSRALDSVVAEAERMVAQGVAEINLIAQDITAYGADRDDGANLPELLRRLVKIDGLRWLRLLYAYPDGVSEELIDLIAAEDKICNYLDIPLQHIDDQLLGAMNRRVGEVEVRDLITRLRARIPELTLRTSFIVGFPGETPEQFDKLLRFVEEGHFDRLGVFRYSREEGTAAATLPEQISERVKSERYKRLMKAQARISFRKNRALVGRIEPVLVEGLSEESELLLRGRSVRQAPDVDGQVYITAGQAEIGRIVRLRITDSSEYDLIGEIVEE comes from the coding sequence TTGAACAAGCACAAAGTCAGTCTGGTCAGCCTCGGCTGCCCGAAAAACCTGGTGGACGCCGAGGTCATGCTCGGTCATCTGCCGCCCGAGCGCTACGAGATCGTCACCGACGAGGCGAGCGCCGACATCATCATCGTCAACACCTGCTCCTTCATCCAGGATGCCCAGGAAGAGTCCGTCGACACCATTCTCGAGGTGGCCGACCACAAGAAAAGCGGGCGCTGCCGGTTGCTGGTGGTGACGGGCTGCCTGCCGCAGCGCTACCGCGACGAGCTGAGCAGCGAGCTGCCCGAGGTCGATCTGTTCCTCGGCACCGGAGATGCGGCGCGGCTGCCGGGCCTGCTCGACGAAAAGCTCGGCGGCGGCCAGGTGCGCGAGGCCATCGGCCAGCCCGATTTTCTCTACGACCACACCACGCCGCGCGTGCAGTCTTCGCCTTTCTACAGCACCTACATCAAGATCGCCGACGGCTGCGCCAACCACTGCTCCTACTGCATCATCCCCAAGCTGCGCGGCACCCTGCGCTCGCGCGCCCTGGACTCGGTGGTCGCCGAGGCCGAGCGCATGGTGGCCCAGGGCGTGGCCGAGATCAACCTCATCGCCCAGGACATCACCGCCTACGGCGCGGATCGCGACGACGGCGCCAATCTGCCCGAGCTGCTGCGCCGCCTGGTGAAGATCGACGGTCTGCGCTGGCTGCGCTTGCTCTATGCCTATCCCGACGGGGTGAGTGAGGAACTCATCGACCTGATTGCCGCCGAGGACAAGATCTGCAACTACCTCGACATCCCCCTGCAACACATCGATGATCAGCTGCTCGGCGCCATGAACCGCCGTGTCGGCGAGGTCGAGGTGCGCGACCTCATCACCCGGCTGCGGGCGCGCATTCCCGAACTCACCCTGCGCACCTCCTTCATCGTCGGTTTTCCCGGCGAGACCCCCGAGCAGTTCGACAAGCTGCTGCGTTTTGTCGAGGAGGGGCATTTCGACCGCCTCGGCGTGTTCCGCTATTCCCGCGAGGAGGGCACGGCGGCCGCCACCCTGCCCGAGCAGATCAGCGAGCGGGTCAAGAGCGAGCGCTACAAGCGGCTGATGAAGGCCCAGGCGCGCATCTCCTTCCGCAAGAACCGCGCCCTGGTGGGGCGCATCGAGCCGGTGCTGGTCGAGGGCTTGAGCGAGGAGAGCGAACTGCTGCTGCGCGGCCGCTCGGTGCGTCAGGCGCCCGATGTGGACGGCCAGGTCTACATCACCGCCGGCCAGGCCGAGATCGGCCGGATCGTGCGCCTGCGCATCACCGATTCGTCGGAATACGACCTCATCGGCGAAATCGTCGAGGAGTGA
- a CDS encoding FAD:protein FMN transferase, giving the protein MPLHRPLIIVLLVLLAALVLFRGGGREAELRESRILLGTLVEIHVLRGDRAARDAVTAAFAEMARIEALMSPRIASSDVARLSAAADPLEVAPETAEVIALGLDVAARSGGAFDLTLGRLKALWDIEGEVPRVPGRAEIAAVLEGIGPTALRLDGLRVSKARPDLAVDLGGIAKGYAIDRAIAVLAQAGIEQASVNAGGDLRLLGSRGARPWRIGIRHPRSAEELLATLELSDRAVVTSGDYERFFEVEGRRYHHIFDPRGGFPAAACQSVTLVADNAMLADALATAVFVLGPEEGLALLAEFAGVEALIVAADGAIHATPGMAELKR; this is encoded by the coding sequence TTGCCCCTCCATCGCCCTCTCATCATCGTGCTGCTGGTGCTGCTGGCGGCGCTGGTTCTGTTCAGGGGCGGCGGACGGGAGGCGGAGCTGCGCGAGAGCCGCATCCTGCTCGGCACCCTGGTGGAAATCCATGTTCTCCGAGGCGATCGGGCGGCGCGCGACGCGGTGACGGCCGCCTTCGCCGAGATGGCGCGCATCGAGGCGCTGATGAGCCCGCGGATCGCGAGCAGCGATGTGGCGCGTCTCTCCGCCGCCGCGGATCCCCTGGAGGTGGCGCCCGAGACCGCCGAGGTCATCGCCCTGGGTCTGGATGTCGCGGCGCGCAGCGGGGGCGCCTTCGATCTGACCCTGGGGCGGCTCAAGGCCCTCTGGGACATCGAGGGCGAGGTTCCGCGGGTGCCCGGGCGCGCGGAAATCGCCGCCGTCCTGGAGGGAATCGGACCTACGGCTCTGCGCCTCGACGGCCTGCGGGTGAGCAAGGCGCGGCCCGATCTGGCGGTGGATCTGGGCGGCATCGCCAAGGGTTATGCCATCGACCGGGCCATCGCCGTGCTGGCGCAGGCCGGCATCGAACAGGCCTCGGTCAACGCGGGAGGCGATCTGCGCCTGCTCGGCAGCCGCGGCGCGCGGCCCTGGCGCATCGGCATCCGTCACCCGCGCAGCGCCGAGGAGCTTCTCGCCACCCTGGAGCTGAGCGATCGAGCGGTGGTCACCTCGGGGGATTACGAGCGATTTTTCGAGGTGGAGGGCCGCCGCTACCATCACATCTTCGACCCGCGCGGCGGCTTTCCCGCCGCGGCCTGCCAAAGCGTGACCCTGGTCGCCGACAACGCCATGCTCGCCGATGCCCTGGCCACCGCCGTGTTCGTGCTGGGCCCCGAGGAGGGGCTGGCGCTGCTCGCCGAATTTGCCGGCGTCGAGGCGCTGATCGTCGCGGCCGACGGGGCGATCCACGCGACGCCGGGCATGGCGGAGCTCAAGCGGTGA
- a CDS encoding NusG domain II-containing protein produces the protein MIAALWRRMTVLDRVIVALLLLGVAASFALLDGRPAGARVLVERDGRLLFSAPLNESRRVSLPGPLGDTLLEIAEGRARILSSPCPHKTCMGMGGVFRRGELIACLPNRLVISIQGGDDQESPAYDLLSH, from the coding sequence GTGATCGCGGCCTTGTGGCGGCGCATGACGGTCCTTGATCGCGTCATCGTCGCGCTTCTGCTGCTGGGGGTGGCGGCCTCCTTCGCGTTGCTCGACGGCCGGCCGGCCGGCGCGCGGGTGCTGGTGGAGCGCGACGGGCGGCTGCTGTTCAGCGCGCCCCTCAACGAATCGCGCCGCGTCAGTCTGCCGGGGCCCCTGGGCGACACCCTGCTGGAGATCGCCGAGGGTCGGGCGCGAATCCTCTCCTCGCCCTGCCCGCACAAGACCTGCATGGGCATGGGGGGCGTGTTCCGGCGCGGAGAACTCATCGCCTGCCTGCCCAACCGGCTGGTGATCAGCATCCAGGGCGGCGACGACCAGGAATCCCCAGCCTATGACCTCCTCAGCCATTGA
- a CDS encoding Gx transporter family protein: MTSSAIDPVELARCRRRVFLALFTALAVALHTLEFLLPAPAPWFRLGFANILTLCALFLFDGRAAWTLSLARVLVGSLILGNLFAPGFFLSLAGAVAATALMTGARALFGARLGPVGASALGAVGHALGQLLVAWLLLVRHDGLWLLLPFFLLLSLGTGLLNGWVAALLIEAVRDHRAFAKPLSAGRLP, from the coding sequence ATGACCTCCTCAGCCATTGATCCCGTCGAACTGGCGCGCTGCCGGCGCCGTGTGTTCCTCGCCCTGTTCACCGCCCTGGCGGTGGCCCTGCACACCCTGGAATTCCTTCTGCCCGCCCCGGCGCCCTGGTTTCGCCTGGGCTTTGCCAACATTCTCACCCTCTGCGCCCTATTTCTCTTCGACGGCCGTGCCGCCTGGACCCTGAGTCTGGCGCGGGTGCTGGTCGGTTCGCTGATTCTCGGCAACCTTTTTGCCCCTGGCTTTTTTCTCTCCCTGGCCGGGGCGGTGGCGGCGACGGCGCTGATGACGGGCGCGCGCGCCCTGTTCGGTGCACGGCTGGGGCCCGTGGGGGCCTCGGCCCTGGGGGCGGTGGGCCATGCCCTGGGTCAGTTGCTGGTGGCCTGGCTGCTGCTGGTGCGTCATGACGGGCTCTGGCTGCTGCTGCCGTTTTTTCTGCTGCTGTCCCTGGGTACCGGCCTGCTCAACGGCTGGGTCGCGGCGCTGCTGATCGAGGCGGTGCGGGATCATCGCGCCTTTGCCAAGCCCCTGTCCGCGGGCCGGCTGCCATGA